AGCACCCATTTTATTGGGTCTTTTGCcattgctgagctcaccagtgctcCCATTCTTCTTAATGTACAGTACCAACAGTTGATTTTACCACTCTAAAAGCTTTGGCTATGTCTCCGATCAGTTTATCAGGATATATGTCTCATAATGGGTAGTTTGACATGCATTGACGTGTTTCTGGTCCTAATGTTGTCAGACAACAGCAGTAGGCTTGAAATGCAAAAGCAAAGTGTGAATGAAGATTGAGAACTCTTGCACCTGGAAAAATAACACGGCAAACAAAGCATCTGCCTAACAAGAAACAACAGTGAAACCAACTGGCCAAATATTATGGCACCCCAATAATGGGCAATATGTACAAAATATGCTGTATTTTCGAAATGTTACATCTGACCTTTGGGTTTGAATTGTAAAAAATACTGAGCCGTTTTCCGAAATTGTCGGAAAACGGATCCTGAAATAAAGCCGTCACTGTCCAAATGCTTTTGGAGTCCACTTTATAGTATAAACATCTCATTAAATATCTAGAGCAAAACAAAAGTTAAATGACATTCCTCTCTGCAATATGCAGGTCGACTGTCAGGCACGTGCACAGATAGACCGCAGTGGGGCAGGCACATGCACAGGTAGACCCCAGGGTAGTCTTGAGCTCCTCCCCTTTTCCCCTTTTATCAAGTGGCCTTCTCGCCCGTGGATTCCGGAATTCCATCTGCATGACCCGCGCCATTCATCCAGACGGGCATGCATTGTCCATCTGCACAGTAAGCATTAGCCTACCTGACAGTAATGAGGAAGCCGACATCTGTTCCACTGCCAGCATACAACTAAGGAGCCCTTTTTTTGTCCTTTTGACCCATGAACCTGTAAAGGTCCCTGTTGGTTATGCTTTTTCAGTTGCACTGCCCTTTAGGTTTCATGACTCTGTTTAGAGACGCGTAGCCTAACATAGTAAAAGAAAGTGTAAAAGAAATGCCTGAGTGGAGTTACTTACATCTGAAACGGAAGCTGGTTGTAGATAAATGATTCACAGATTCGAGCAGGGTGGGAGACAATTTGCTCTAGTGTGAGGTAAAGGTTAATTGCTCATTTGTTATTTATTGCCTCCTGTCTGGCCACAGAACCTATTGGATGAGGAAGCCAGCACCTCTCCAGTTAGGTTAAACATGAAACTAACAATTTATTTGGACTGTTTGGGTGCAATCGAAAAAGTCCTCCAATGGGGCTTTCagaaggaggtgaggagagcATAGGAGGGAAGTGAGGAGGCGAGGAGTGAGGAGGTGAGTTGAGAGGAACGAGGATAAAATGTAGAAACGGCCACGGTTTTAGGTAGAGGGACACCAGGGTCATTGTAAGGTGCTGCTTGCATTGTATGGTTCTGTGCTGTGTCGTACGTTGTGGACTAAATACCTTCTGTTTAATCTTCACCTTTTAACCAACAGCATAAATTACGTTTTGGGCCTGACATATTAACTAAAACAGATTTGACTTATTAACTAAAACAATTGGAATATAAGGAAGGACATGGATACAATTCATAGGGATAAAACCATTATTTTGATACCCAATGGAAGAAACAAGACAAAAAGCATACAATAAGAGTTTCTTCTCCAAGTGCTTTAATGGGTCCCAGAGAAAGCAGAGAAAGATAAGTGTGCCACACTGACACCTGCTGGTGACTTATGTGTGAACTGAGCACCGACAAAATTGGATGGATTGCAGTCCATCAGCAATGTATGACAATACACATCGACAGCCAAAAATATTATTAGTACGAATTGTCACTTAAGATCAACTTTCAGGAACCTTTCAGAAATGCCTGGCCCCTTCATATTTACCACTTCACACGCTAAGCGCTAAGCGACATTTAAAATGGGAAGGAATTAACAGTTAGCATGCCTTGGATACTAGTTGGATATAATTAGCTTGTTTGATGTTTCACCGTTACGTTCTGCAGGTAAATACACCAATAACCTGGCTGGAAAAGTGAAACAGTATGAGTGAAAGGTGGAGAAGTAGTAATAATAAATGTCTGATCATTCGCCGGTTGTGGCTGCTTGTTCCTCGGCTTGCTCGGCGACTGCTTGGGAAGCCACTTCCGAGATCACCTCGCCTTCCAGGGACGTGACCACGGTGGTCTGGGTTTTGCAGACAGTGACGGAACTGCTGTTGACTGTGACACTGACATCCACCTCTCTGCTTGTCCCGTTGCCAGCTCCCAGGGTGACGCTGGCATCCGTGTCTCTGCTTGTCCCGTTGCCAGCTCCCAGGGTGACGCTGGCATCCGTGTCTCTGCTTGTCCCGTTGCCAGCTCCCAGGGTGACGCTGACATCCGTGTCTCTGCTTGTCCCGTTGCCAGCTCCCAGGGTGACGCTGGCATCCGCGTCACTGCTGGTACAGACCTGGATACCGCTGGTGCCTCCAGGCAGATCAAAGCCGCTGGAGACACGGCTGTTGTCATGGACGCCCTTGTACCCGCCCACTGAGCTGCTGACATAGCTGGAGGGGCGGTTGCTCTCCATGGGGTAAGAGTGGTAGTTCAAGGCTGGAAGAGTTGTAGCTCAGGGTTATCGGACTGAACACGGATTGGTGCTATTTATTTGTCTTACATATTTCAGTAATAAGTGATAagttgtgggttgtgtgtgtgtgtgtgtgtgcgcgatcATTCACGTACAAGAAGACTGTTTGGAGATGTTGATGGATTTTATTCCAGTCACCATCctgaggagagcagagagagggcATGGGATCAGTCAGCAAATCAATTCAACAAAATATCTCATGCCTGAATGCTTGAATCAGAATTCTTTGTAATTGCTGACCAATCCTGAAGAACATTCCATGAAAGCCAgtgttgtagtgtgtgtttAGTTGACAACAGATCAACTgtatctgtacacaggaagtcacgttcattcaaagcgcgacagtaattagccaatgtgcttacagtactgggatgtgtattccaggttggcatgtctgtaaagtAAAGGTATGATCGGAGGTTTCTTTTGAGATGAGTTTGTAAGACTGTCTGTAACATTAGGTACAATAGACTGTCAAATGctgtaataaattattgaattactctctccctcgACAACCATGTACgcgatcattatttcaaacacgatatgaaacggctgatttccAACACCAACCTCTCACATCTCTGGGCCATTAAGGTAAGATGCGTgggaaagaggaaagagaggagtacctgctctcctctccttccagaAGCTTCCTGTAGGTGGCGATCTCAATGTCCAGGGCCAGCTTGACGTTCATCAGCTCCTGGTACTGGCGAACTTGCATGGTCATGTCCTGCTTGGCTCTCTGGAGGGCATTTTCCAGGTCCTTGATGCGTAACTTGGCGTCCTTGACCGCCAGTTCTCCGCGGTCCTCTGCCTCGGCGATCTGGTTCTCCAAGTGGGCACGCTGTTGTCGGATAAAGAGTCAGTTTTTAATTGTGATGTTGTTGTAGATGTTGTTGACCCTACCAGTGAAGATGAGAAATGGTCTGTCTGTACAAGATGGCGTTATActaaacacacaataaataatCACTGCCCTCACCTGACCCTTAATCATGTCAATTTCAGACTGATATCTCAGGATTTTGCGGTTTATATCCGCAATCTCTGCCTTGGTGTTTTTCACGTCGTCCCCATACTTGTTGGCTGACACCTGCATCTGTTCATACTGTTGGAGAGGCAAACACTGGTTACTATCACCtgctaaaacaaacaacaacagctaactCATCCATTCAGCAACATGGGCGGACCACTTGAGGCAGACGAAGCATGCTTTGTTTACACCGTTGCCATGGGAAATGCAAAAACAAGGGGTTTCCCAATGTGAAACAATGAGGCAGTGGTGGTTAGCGAGTCACCCCCTCACACGGTGATGTCACCTTCTGTCAGAGAGCCTCCCTGAGGTAACTGTCGATATGAACTACAGAACCTGAGCTTTTATGGTTAGAACGGTTGCCTCATGGAGCCGGGTGCTGGTGGGAGCATGAGATCACATTGGTTATGTTCCAACATCCACACCAGCATACCATTTAAGTATCGGACATCTATTCTCAGTGTATTGTGAATGTTGCCTTTGGAGTAGAGCCATTGTAGAATCTCTAAAAGGCTAAAAAAGAACAAAGGGTTTCTGGGCCTTTCCAGGTTGAACGGCTTACTTTCTGTGTGTACCAGGACTCGGCCTCAGCTCTGCTGCGGTTGGCGATGTCTTCATACTGGGCACGAACTTCAGCCACGATGGAGTCCATGTCCAGGTTACGGCTGTTGTCCATCTCCACCACGACAGAGGTGTCCTTGATCTGGCCCTGCAGCTCACGCAGTTCCTGGAAGACCATTGGAGAGAAGACATTAGATTTTAACCTGCACAATTGATTTGAAATCCAGGGGCCTTCAAACGTTTCACGTCAGTCTCTTTCATCGCATTATGGACCCGTGGTAATTCACCAGATCAAAGAGACTCCTGAGGAACTGGATCTCGTCATTGAGACCATCCAGCTTGGGCTCCAGCTCCATCTTGATCATGTAAGCAGCATCTGCATCCTGAGAAATCACAGCAAACCAGATCCAGGTTTGTACTTTTCGACTTTAGCTTaagttgttgctgttgttttaaAACATCAATGCTTAATAGCTTTGCATGTTTCAGTATAAAATAACATTACTATAAGATTAATGATTTAAGTCAGAAAAGAATGCAAAGTTCAAGAGCCTTGTTTAATTATTCAGTCTACTGACCTTCTTCAGAATAACAAAATTGTTTTCAGACTCGTTACGCTTGTGAATCTCATCCTCATACCTGGAAGAGTGGACAACAGAGCaaatattttaatcaaataACAAAGGTTAAACAAAattcattcaataaaaaatatcctTCAAATCATAACACTGTTTCAGAGATAGTGTCAAGTTTCCCCACTCCCAAATTTGCAAGCTGAAGCAAATTATTACATCAGGTCATTAGAGAATATTCTAATTTCAGAGAAATACCCAATTTTAAGACATTATGTTATTATGTTATGGTATTTCAGGCTTTATGGACGGAGGCAGTAGGAAGAGATTGCTGTTTCCGCCAAAACTCAGACAGACAATCCCATGCCGCAGCGTTGACCTCGGACCTCTGGACCACAAGGGATCTCAGTGAACCACCCTTAAACGTTGAACCTCAGTCCTGCTCACTTGGTCTTGAAGTCCTCAACGATCCCCTTCATGTTGTGCAGGTCCGCCTCCAGCCTCATCTGGTCGTTGCCCAGGCCGTCAAGCTGTCTGCGCAGGTTGGAGATGTAGGCCTCGAACATGGCGTCGATGTTGGAGCGGGTGGTGGTCTGATCCTGCAGGAGGCTCCACTTGGTCTCCAGCATCTTGTTCTGCTGCTCCAGGAAGCGCACCTGCAGGGACAAATGGGGAGCGGTCATTGGCTGAAACTCGTGAAGGAATGTGTGTCGCTGTAGCTCAAAGGTAAACACATGATTCAGTTGCTCGCGTGTTGTCTTTTCTCAAGCCCTATTTGTGAAGAACCGAATAAGTCGAAGCTCAGTGAATCATACATTTCCACCGCCAGGTTCACTGAATGTTTGTAAGGCATTTGACTCCCTCTCTGCACACCTCAGTAATGTGTTAGGTTGGATCCTAATCCCGGGGTCTCCTGTAGGGAGGTATACAACACAATAAGGGATGTTTGAAGTATGCAAACTTTGTAAAGATAACGTCGATAAGACCTTGCAGGAATGGGCTTACATCTGTCACGGAACCTGACCTGTCTGAGTGTCTCAGCATATCACAAAATGCCAAGCAATAGAGGATCCTGTGGTCAAATGGATTTCTGACAGACATCAAATATCTAGTAGCCTGCAAATTCTAATGGAAAAAAAGCTTGACAACAGATTGTTTGGGGGAGTTCAGTCAGTGCCTTCTCTCTATGAAAGAATCCCCAACACCCAACCCCATTCATGTAACCAAGCTCATTCTGGTTTGTCTTACTTTTCATCCCCACCCGAGTTTCAAATCAATGAATCAATTaaacaaatcatattttataaaCCTCTTTTTAAGGTCCGTTGTACCCAATGTGCTTTTACACATACCCAGCATAAATCTCTCAAAAGCTTTCATACCCCACTAAGAGGGTATGGTCATAGTTCTTTAGCctttattttcataaatgttttattacccCCCTTTGGAAAAACCTGGTAGCAGGCATTATATTTTACAGGTTCAAATGACCTACTGAGTCTTTTATATTCATACTTAAACagcatacagtatatcataGACTCCCAGCATAATCTATTTCCCTTCTGTACACAATATATGTTCAGTTTTgtacacaatgtgattttcactAATGGTTGAAGAAATTAGCCTATTGGATGAAGGTGAATGGAATGTTTATAGCTACCAACTGCAATGTGAAACAGATGATGAAAACTGGTATTTTACTTTGGAATGCGGTAAGAGAAACGAGATGCGTTTGATTTAGCTTGATCTCCGCGCAGAGTGGGTGGAGATCACACCTTTGTGTCAACTCCATTCGCCTGGTGATTACCAGGCGAGTTACATCAGTCTCCACTCTGGTGAATGACAGTATTCGGAAAGCCCTATGCATTTGACCCCCGGTGTGAAAGTGTCATGCGAAAAAACCGACCTTGTCGATGAAGGAGGCGAAGCGGTTGTTGAGGGTCTTGATCTGCTCCTTCTCGTGGGTGCGGACCACCTGGATGTTGGGGTCGATCTCCAGGTTCAGGGGGGCCAGCAGACTCTTGTTCACCTGTACTGCCATGATTTGAGGAGGCCCGGTACAGATCATCTTCCCGGCCCCCATTCCTCCATAACCAAACTCGGAGCCCCCAGCTACCCTGTAGCCACCTGCTGCTACACCCCCATAGGAGCTACGTGTGCTGTGGCTCTGCCGGCCTCCGCTCCCATAGCCGCCGGAGTAGGAGCTGCTGCTGAAGTTCTGAGGGAAGCCCGAAGAGGACGACCTCACGGAGTAGCTGGTGCTCTTCACAGCCCTGGTTGACATGACGATGCCGGATTCAACGCGGGCTACGGGAGGTGCTGGAGGAGACTTGCCGCAGATGGAGCTGCCAGTTCCCCCGGCCCTCTCTTTATCTGGGAAGGGGAGGATCCAAGGGCCGTTGTGATTGGCCAGCACGGTAAGGGAGTTCGGGACAGAGGAATGCTGGAGGAAAATAATAGAATCGTGTTACACATTTACAGCCTTCTGTGAAGAGTACCAGTCCTACGGAATGGGGATTGCCAGGCTCAGGGAACTGTTGGTTGGATTTAGAGCAGCTTTTCTCTGTTGTGCCGAGTTATGTGCTGTCACAATGTCCTATGATGGTTTATATTTATACTATAGTATTTATACTATAGTATTTATACACGTTTGTGTCTCAGTGCAGTTGAACACTGAAAAAAGCATTGTAATTACAGTAATGAAttggacaaaaacatattttacagttttgGGAGTTGGCCGTTGTTAGACGATTGCTAACTCTGTGAGAGTTTGTCACCATTAACAATGTACAGCAAGCCTTTTGCAAATGGAAAAAGTAACTCAATAATGCCCAGGATATTACCCAATttgaaacaacatttatttcagcTCTCAAGTGGCCTAACAGTATATTCAGACCACAGAGGGTGATTCTAAATGCACTTGGTCTCCTGGGAGTGTTGGAGATGCCCAAAATACCCTAGCTGTGGACCGTTCTTATCCACAAACCCGGGGCCTGGATACTGCCCTTAGCCATGGCATATTGTCAGTAGAGCACAGCACAAAGCCCCTAGGCCCCCTGTTGCTATTGTAAACCGGTTCGCAGGATCCAGGGATCAAAACAGCCGCTTTATAGTTCAATATAACAAACAAGCAACAACAAATCTTACACAGACCGTCTGCACTGTGTGGGCTGAGAAAAACCAGTCCttcaagacacacacagacagcagataATGAAGGTTTTATTGGCCGGTATGCCCTGTCGGCATTGATAGCGACTGACTGAACGGTCACGTGACAGAATGACTCACAGTGGGGGGTCAGCCGGTCTGAGGGGTCAACCTAACTGACATTCCATATCACCCCCCGAGGAATGACCGACATGGAATAAAATATGCAGTGAGTAACACTGATTGATTAAATGCTGTTTACTTGGATACATGGAGAGTGTCACATAATCTTTCAAAACATTCCTCATCTTCCAGTTGGACAAAGAGCAAACGGTGAATATCTCTAGTTGACTCCTGGTAGAAGATGGCAAGCAAATCTGGTCACGCCCCCGGTTTCCCCTTGTAACAGACTGGTCTGTATGGTTCTGTAGACACCTTGTACCAG
This sequence is a window from Esox lucius isolate fEsoLuc1 chromosome 17, fEsoLuc1.pri, whole genome shotgun sequence. Protein-coding genes within it:
- the LOC105024772 gene encoding keratin, type II cytoskeletal 8, coding for MSTRAVKSTSYSVRSSSSGFPQNFSSSSYSGGYGSGGRQSHSTRSSYGGVAAGGYRVAGGSEFGYGGMGAGKMICTGPPQIMAVQVNKSLLAPLNLEIDPNIQVVRTHEKEQIKTLNNRFASFIDKVRFLEQQNKMLETKWSLLQDQTTTRSNIDAMFEAYISNLRRQLDGLGNDQMRLEADLHNMKGIVEDFKTKYEDEIHKRNESENNFVILKKDADAAYMIKMELEPKLDGLNDEIQFLRSLFDLELRELQGQIKDTSVVVEMDNSRNLDMDSIVAEVRAQYEDIANRSRAEAESWYTQKYEQMQVSANKYGDDVKNTKAEIADINRKILRYQSEIDMIKGQRAHLENQIAEAEDRGELAVKDAKLRIKDLENALQRAKQDMTMQVRQYQELMNVKLALDIEIATYRKLLEGEESRMVTGIKSINISKQSSSLNYHSYPMESNRPSSYVSSSVGGYKGVHDNSRVSSGFDLPGGTSGIQVCTSSDADASVTLGAGNGTSRDTDVSVTLGAGNGTSRDTDASVTLGAGNGTSRDTDASVTLGAGNGTSREVDVSVTVNSSSVTVCKTQTTVVTSLEGEVISEVASQAVAEQAEEQAATTGE